One stretch of Prochlorococcus marinus XMU1402 DNA includes these proteins:
- the fabF gene encoding beta-ketoacyl-ACP synthase II, whose protein sequence is MPNFHRVVITGIGAVTPIGNNIDEYLVGLQTGTNGVSDITLFDPEQHPCKFAAEVKNLQSGNFIEAKESKRWDRFSQFGVIAAKQAFSDSGLEITEANSSRIGVIIGSGVGGLLTMESQAQILSHKGPKRVSPFTVPMMIPNMATGLAAIALGAKGPSSSVSTACAAGSNAIGDSFRLLQLGKADAMICGGAEASITPLGVAGFSSAKALSFRNESPQTASRPFDAERDGFVIGEGSGILVLETLENAKKRNARIYAEIIGYGTTCDAHHITAPSPGGVGGAQAIKLAIEDASLSLEKVDYINAHGTSTSANDKNETSAIKSIFKDRSYLIPVSSTKSMTGHLLGGSGGIEAVACILSLTHNFIPPTINYVNPDPECDLDYVPNNAREAQVGVALSNSFGFGGHNVCLAFSKMN, encoded by the coding sequence ATGCCAAACTTCCATCGAGTAGTTATTACCGGTATCGGAGCAGTAACTCCAATTGGTAATAACATTGATGAATATTTAGTCGGTCTTCAAACAGGTACTAATGGGGTATCAGATATTACTCTTTTTGATCCTGAACAACATCCTTGCAAATTTGCAGCAGAAGTTAAAAATCTTCAATCTGGAAATTTTATAGAAGCTAAAGAATCCAAAAGATGGGATCGTTTTTCCCAGTTCGGAGTAATTGCTGCTAAGCAAGCCTTTAGTGATTCTGGACTTGAAATTACTGAAGCTAATTCATCAAGAATTGGAGTAATTATTGGCTCAGGTGTTGGAGGCTTACTAACTATGGAAAGTCAAGCTCAAATTCTTAGTCATAAAGGACCTAAAAGAGTAAGTCCATTTACAGTTCCAATGATGATCCCAAATATGGCAACAGGACTTGCTGCGATTGCTTTGGGTGCAAAAGGACCAAGTTCCTCTGTTTCAACAGCCTGTGCTGCCGGTTCGAATGCAATTGGTGATTCTTTTAGATTACTCCAACTTGGAAAGGCAGATGCAATGATCTGTGGAGGAGCAGAAGCGAGTATTACGCCTCTTGGAGTAGCTGGTTTTTCCAGTGCTAAAGCTCTTTCTTTTAGAAATGAAAGTCCTCAAACTGCTAGCAGACCTTTTGATGCAGAAAGAGATGGATTTGTTATTGGAGAGGGATCTGGAATTCTTGTTTTAGAAACTTTAGAAAATGCAAAAAAAAGAAATGCAAGAATTTATGCAGAAATAATTGGATATGGAACAACATGTGATGCTCATCACATAACTGCCCCATCTCCAGGAGGAGTTGGAGGCGCTCAGGCTATCAAACTAGCAATTGAAGACGCCTCTCTTAGTCTTGAAAAAGTTGATTACATAAATGCGCACGGAACAAGTACATCAGCTAATGACAAAAATGAAACTTCTGCAATTAAATCCATATTTAAAGACAGATCTTACCTCATTCCTGTAAGCTCTACTAAGTCGATGACTGGTCATCTCCTAGGAGGCTCGGGAGGTATAGAAGCTGTAGCTTGTATACTTTCTTTGACACATAATTTTATCCCTCCTACAATTAACTACGTCAATCCAGATCCTGAATGTGATCTTGACTATGTACCAAATAATGCAAGAGAAGCTCAAGTAGGAGTTGCTCTTTCTAATTCCTTCGGCTTTGGTGGTCACAATGTTTGCCTTGCTTTCAGCAAAATGAATTGA
- the psaC gene encoding photosystem I iron-sulfur center protein PsaC, with protein MSHAVKIYDTCIGCTQCVRACPLDVLEMVPWDGCKAGQIASSPRTEDCVGCKRCETACPTDFLSIRVYLGDETSRSMGLAY; from the coding sequence ATGTCACACGCAGTTAAAATTTACGACACTTGCATTGGATGTACCCAATGTGTAAGGGCTTGCCCACTTGATGTTTTAGAAATGGTTCCTTGGGATGGCTGTAAAGCTGGCCAAATCGCTTCATCGCCTAGAACTGAAGATTGTGTAGGTTGTAAAAGATGTGAAACGGCTTGTCCTACTGACTTTTTAAGTATCCGTGTTTATTTAGGAGATGAAACTTCTAGGAGTATGGGCTTAGCATATTAA
- the glmS gene encoding glutamine--fructose-6-phosphate transaminase (isomerizing), with the protein MCGIVAVTGYKKALPLLMNGLEKLEYRGYDSAGIAVINPETNSILCNKAEGKLKNLRVHLDENNIPGTVGIAHTRWATHGKPEVKNAHPHTDSSGAIAVVQNGIIENFQDLKNKLEKEGITFNSDTDTEVIPHLIQRELNTLSKLKLENNGSTLLVAVRNVISDLEGSYALAVLWAGAPTSLVVARRQAPLIIGLGEGEFICASDTPAIANFTNIILPMEDEEIALLTPLGIEIYDSNNERQYRSPVSLKVSEQVIDKMNFKHFMLKEIYDQPDTAKNWVKNYVTQNLENGQYQIKYPFDTKFFDSIERIEIIACGTSKHAAMVGCFLLEQFSGIPTNVYYASEFRYSPPPLLPNTLTIGVSQSGETADTIAAIDMEIKRRSLLKDERFKPNLIAITNRRESSIGRQVSNIIDICAGIEVGVAATKTFFAQLLSFYGLAIHFAQIKSSQSSDEIGKLITELIKLPPLLEDLLDKHDQSSEKLAHDFFNIKDVIFLGRGINYPIALEGALKLKEISYIHAAGYPAGEMKHGPIALLDKKVPVISIASPGEVFDKVISNAQEAKARDSYLIGIAPECKGTEIFDYLMKIPSSNEWISPLLNIVPLQLLSYHIAAHRGLDVDQPRNLAKSVTVE; encoded by the coding sequence ATGTGTGGAATAGTTGCTGTAACTGGTTATAAAAAAGCTTTACCATTATTAATGAATGGTTTAGAAAAATTAGAATATAGAGGATATGATTCCGCAGGTATTGCAGTTATTAATCCTGAAACAAATTCTATTCTTTGTAACAAAGCAGAGGGAAAACTAAAGAATTTAAGAGTTCATCTTGACGAAAACAATATTCCAGGAACTGTGGGTATAGCTCATACTCGTTGGGCTACCCATGGGAAACCTGAGGTTAAAAATGCCCATCCCCATACCGATAGTTCAGGAGCAATAGCGGTTGTTCAAAATGGTATTATTGAAAATTTTCAAGACTTAAAAAATAAACTAGAGAAAGAGGGTATTACTTTTAATTCTGATACAGATACTGAGGTAATTCCTCATTTAATTCAAAGAGAATTAAATACCTTAAGTAAACTTAAACTTGAGAATAATGGCTCAACATTATTAGTAGCTGTAAGAAATGTAATATCTGATTTAGAAGGATCTTATGCTTTGGCAGTTTTGTGGGCGGGTGCTCCAACCTCTCTGGTAGTTGCAAGAAGACAAGCACCTTTGATTATTGGTTTGGGCGAAGGAGAATTTATTTGTGCAAGTGATACTCCTGCTATTGCAAACTTTACAAACATTATTCTTCCCATGGAGGATGAGGAAATAGCTTTATTAACCCCCCTTGGAATAGAGATATATGACTCAAACAACGAGAGACAATATCGAAGTCCTGTTTCCTTAAAAGTTTCAGAGCAGGTAATTGATAAGATGAATTTCAAACACTTCATGTTAAAAGAGATATATGATCAGCCCGATACTGCAAAAAATTGGGTGAAAAACTACGTTACACAAAATTTAGAAAATGGCCAATATCAAATCAAGTATCCATTTGATACAAAGTTTTTTGATTCAATCGAGAGAATTGAAATTATTGCTTGTGGTACCAGTAAACACGCTGCAATGGTAGGTTGCTTTTTACTAGAGCAATTCTCGGGTATTCCTACAAATGTTTATTATGCTAGTGAATTTCGTTACTCACCTCCCCCACTACTCCCAAATACATTAACTATTGGAGTTTCTCAATCTGGAGAAACTGCTGATACTATTGCAGCTATTGATATGGAAATCAAAAGAAGGTCTTTGCTTAAAGATGAAAGATTTAAACCTAACCTTATTGCCATAACTAATAGAAGAGAGAGCTCTATAGGAAGGCAGGTTTCAAACATAATTGATATTTGTGCAGGAATAGAAGTGGGAGTTGCTGCAACAAAAACTTTTTTTGCACAATTACTTTCTTTTTATGGATTGGCTATACACTTTGCGCAAATTAAAAGTAGTCAAAGTTCAGATGAAATCGGAAAATTGATAACAGAACTCATCAAACTCCCTCCATTACTAGAAGATTTACTTGACAAACATGATCAATCATCGGAAAAACTAGCACATGACTTTTTTAATATTAAAGATGTTATTTTTTTAGGAAGAGGCATAAATTATCCTATAGCTCTTGAAGGTGCATTAAAACTTAAAGAAATTAGTTATATTCATGCTGCTGGCTATCCAGCAGGTGAAATGAAACATGGTCCAATAGCTTTGTTAGATAAAAAAGTACCTGTAATTTCTATCGCCTCTCCTGGTGAAGTTTTTGATAAAGTTATAAGTAATGCTCAAGAAGCAAAAGCTAGAGACTCATATTTGATCGGGATAGCTCCTGAATGTAAGGGAACTGAAATTTTTGACTATTTAATGAAAATTCCTTCTTCCAATGAATGGATTTCACCTTTACTTAACATAGTCCCTTTACAACTATTGAGTTACCATATTGCTGCTCATAGAGGACTTGATGTAGATCAACCAAGGAATTTAGCTAAAAGCGTCACAGTCGAATAG
- the acpP gene encoding acyl carrier protein has protein sequence MSQEILEKVCSIVSEQLSVEAGEVKSDSNFQNDLGADSLDTVELVMALEEAFDIEIPDEAAEGIATVGDAVKFIEEKKG, from the coding sequence ATGTCACAAGAAATTCTTGAAAAAGTCTGTTCTATTGTTTCAGAACAATTAAGTGTTGAAGCAGGAGAAGTAAAATCAGACTCAAATTTCCAAAATGATTTAGGTGCAGATTCTCTTGATACCGTTGAATTAGTGATGGCTCTTGAAGAAGCATTTGATATTGAAATCCCTGATGAAGCAGCCGAAGGAATCGCTACTGTAGGTGATGCAGTAAAATTCATCGAAGAAAAAAAAGGATAA
- the tkt gene encoding transketolase, producing MVAASVSLESLCVNSIRMLAVDAVNKSNSGHPGLPMGCAPMGYALWQNILNHNPNNPKWFNRDRFVLSAGHGCMLLYSLLHLTGYKSVSIEDIKEFRQWGSKTPGHPETFETEGVEVTAGPLGAGISNAVGLAIAETHLAAKFNKPDCNIVDHYTYVIMGDGCNQEGIASEACSLAGHLKLGKLIALYDDNQITIDGRTDVSFTEDVLKRYEAYGWHVQHVEDGNHDVKGITEAIEKAKLITDKPSIIKISTTIGYGSPNKSDTAGIHGAAVGEEEAALTRDFLGWDYPPFEIPNEVYAHFRKSINKGENLEKEWDSRFEEYQKKYPSEGAELNRMLKGQLPENWDSDLPSYTPDDKGLATRKHSQICLGALGPNLPELIGGSADLTHSNYTDIKGETGSFQPHSPEKRYLHFGVREHAMAAILNGIAYHNSGLIPYGGTFLVFADYMRGSMRLSALSELGVIYVLTHDSIGVGEDGPTHQPIETIPSLRAMPNMLVFRPGDGNETSGAYKLAIQNRKRPSALCLSRQGMPNQENTSIDKVALGGYVVSDCEGTPDLIFIGTGSELNLCIEASKEITNLGKKTRVVSMPCVELFEEQEESYKESVLPCSVTKRVVVEAAHSFGWHKYTGFDGICITMDRFGASAPGGECMKNFGFTVENVVKRTKEIL from the coding sequence ATGGTCGCTGCATCTGTTTCATTAGAATCACTTTGTGTAAATAGTATAAGAATGCTTGCTGTAGATGCAGTAAATAAATCTAATAGTGGACATCCTGGTTTGCCAATGGGGTGTGCTCCTATGGGTTATGCATTATGGCAAAACATACTTAATCACAACCCCAATAATCCAAAATGGTTCAACAGAGACCGCTTTGTATTATCAGCTGGTCATGGCTGTATGCTGTTATATTCATTACTTCACTTAACAGGATACAAATCAGTTTCTATAGAAGATATCAAAGAGTTTAGACAATGGGGATCCAAAACTCCTGGACATCCAGAAACATTTGAAACTGAAGGAGTTGAAGTTACAGCTGGGCCTCTAGGAGCTGGAATTTCTAATGCAGTTGGTTTAGCAATAGCTGAAACTCACTTAGCAGCTAAATTCAATAAGCCTGATTGCAATATCGTTGATCACTATACTTACGTCATTATGGGTGATGGCTGTAATCAAGAAGGGATCGCATCAGAAGCTTGCTCATTAGCTGGTCATCTTAAGCTTGGAAAATTAATTGCACTGTATGACGATAATCAAATTACAATTGATGGGCGAACAGATGTATCTTTTACTGAAGATGTTTTAAAAAGATACGAAGCTTATGGATGGCATGTACAACATGTTGAGGATGGAAATCATGATGTTAAAGGAATAACTGAAGCTATTGAGAAAGCAAAATTAATTACAGACAAGCCTTCAATTATCAAAATATCTACAACCATTGGTTATGGTTCTCCTAATAAATCAGACACTGCTGGAATTCATGGGGCAGCTGTTGGAGAAGAAGAAGCTGCATTAACTAGAGATTTTCTAGGTTGGGATTATCCTCCATTTGAAATACCAAATGAAGTATACGCCCATTTTAGAAAATCAATAAACAAAGGAGAAAACTTAGAGAAAGAATGGGACTCTAGATTTGAAGAATATCAAAAAAAATATCCCTCTGAAGGAGCTGAGTTAAACAGAATGTTAAAAGGGCAATTACCTGAAAATTGGGATTCAGATCTCCCATCTTACACACCTGATGATAAAGGATTAGCTACCAGAAAGCATTCACAAATTTGTTTAGGCGCTCTAGGTCCCAATCTGCCTGAATTAATTGGTGGTTCTGCTGATTTAACTCACTCAAACTACACAGATATTAAAGGAGAGACTGGATCATTCCAGCCTCATAGCCCTGAAAAGAGATATTTACATTTTGGTGTAAGAGAGCATGCTATGGCAGCCATACTTAATGGTATTGCCTATCACAATAGTGGACTTATCCCTTATGGTGGAACCTTCCTTGTTTTCGCTGATTATATGCGAGGTTCAATGAGACTTTCCGCACTTAGCGAATTAGGAGTGATCTATGTATTAACCCATGATTCAATTGGTGTAGGCGAAGACGGTCCAACACATCAACCTATTGAAACTATCCCTTCTCTTAGAGCTATGCCTAATATGCTAGTTTTCAGACCAGGAGATGGAAATGAGACTAGTGGAGCTTATAAGCTAGCGATCCAAAATCGAAAAAGACCTTCTGCACTCTGTTTAAGTAGGCAAGGTATGCCTAATCAGGAAAATACTTCAATTGACAAAGTTGCATTAGGAGGATACGTAGTTTCTGATTGCGAAGGAACACCAGATTTAATATTCATTGGTACAGGAAGTGAACTAAATCTTTGCATCGAAGCAAGTAAAGAAATAACAAACTTAGGTAAAAAAACCAGAGTTGTCTCTATGCCTTGCGTTGAACTATTCGAAGAACAAGAAGAATCATACAAAGAAAGTGTTTTACCTTGCAGTGTTACAAAGAGAGTTGTAGTGGAAGCTGCCCATTCATTTGGTTGGCATAAATATACAGGTTTTGATGGGATTTGTATTACTATGGATAGATTTGGTGCGTCAGCACCTGGTGGAGAATGTATGAAAAATTTTGGATTTACAGTTGAAAACGTTGTAAAAAGAACAAAAGAAATTTTATAA
- the thiC gene encoding phosphomethylpyrimidine synthase ThiC — translation MRSSWINPRIGKENVTQMNFARNGYITEEMDFVAKRENLPSSLIMEEVARGRLIIPANINHLNLEPMSIGIASRCKVNANIGASPNASDINEEVEKLKLAVKYGADTVMDLSTGGVNLDEVRRAIIQESPVPIGTVPVYQALESVNGSIDRLTEDDFLHIIEKHCQQGVDYQTIHAGLLIEHLPKVKGRITGIVSRGGGILAQWMLHHFKQNPLYTRFDDICEIFKKYDCTFSLGDSLRPGCLHDASDDAQLAELKTLGELTRRAWEHNVQVMVEGPGHVPMDQIEFNVRKQMEECSEAPFYVLGPLVTDISPGYDHISSAIGAAMAGWYGTSMLCYVTPKEHLGLPNAEDVREGLIAYKIAAHAADIARHRAGARDRDDELSHARYNFDWNKQFELSLDPERAKQYHDETLPEEIFKKAEFCSMCGPKHCPMNSKISDESLDQLKDKLEECNSNTLVQ, via the coding sequence ATGAGAAGTTCCTGGATTAATCCTCGCATTGGGAAAGAAAATGTAACTCAGATGAACTTTGCGAGGAACGGCTATATTACTGAAGAAATGGACTTTGTTGCAAAAAGAGAGAATCTACCCTCTTCTTTAATAATGGAAGAAGTAGCAAGAGGAAGATTAATCATTCCAGCTAATATTAATCATCTGAATCTTGAACCAATGTCTATCGGTATTGCTTCTAGATGTAAAGTTAATGCGAATATTGGTGCTTCCCCTAATGCAAGTGATATCAATGAAGAAGTAGAGAAGCTCAAGCTAGCCGTTAAATATGGAGCTGATACGGTTATGGATCTTTCTACAGGAGGTGTAAATTTAGATGAAGTTCGTCGAGCAATTATTCAGGAATCTCCTGTTCCTATAGGAACAGTTCCCGTTTATCAAGCTTTAGAAAGTGTTAATGGCTCTATAGATAGATTAACTGAAGATGATTTTCTGCATATTATCGAAAAACATTGCCAGCAAGGCGTAGATTATCAAACTATTCATGCTGGATTATTAATAGAGCATTTACCTAAAGTCAAAGGAAGAATTACTGGAATTGTAAGTAGAGGTGGAGGCATCTTAGCTCAATGGATGCTTCATCACTTTAAGCAAAACCCTCTATATACAAGGTTTGATGATATTTGTGAGATTTTTAAGAAATATGATTGTACTTTTTCTCTAGGAGATTCACTCAGGCCAGGATGTTTGCATGATGCTTCTGATGATGCTCAATTAGCTGAATTGAAGACCTTAGGCGAGCTTACTCGAAGAGCATGGGAACATAATGTCCAAGTAATGGTTGAGGGTCCTGGTCATGTACCCATGGATCAAATTGAGTTTAATGTAAGGAAGCAAATGGAAGAATGTTCAGAAGCTCCCTTCTATGTACTTGGTCCATTAGTAACAGATATATCTCCTGGTTATGACCATATATCAAGTGCTATTGGAGCGGCGATGGCAGGTTGGTATGGAACTTCTATGTTATGTTATGTAACCCCAAAAGAACATCTAGGGCTTCCAAATGCAGAAGATGTAAGAGAAGGATTAATTGCTTATAAAATAGCTGCTCATGCTGCTGATATAGCAAGACATCGAGCTGGAGCTCGTGATCGAGATGATGAACTTAGTCATGCAAGGTATAACTTTGATTGGAACAAACAATTTGAACTTTCACTAGATCCAGAAAGAGCGAAGCAGTACCATGATGAGACACTGCCTGAAGAAATCTTTAAAAAAGCCGAGTTTTGCTCAATGTGTGGCCCTAAACATTGTCCAATGAATTCAAAAATTTCTGATGAATCTCTTGATCAGTTAAAAGATAAACTTGAAGAATGTAATAGTAATACCTTAGTGCAGTAG